In a genomic window of Rhinolophus ferrumequinum isolate MPI-CBG mRhiFer1 chromosome 2, mRhiFer1_v1.p, whole genome shotgun sequence:
- the LOC117013316 gene encoding formimidoyltransferase-cyclodeaminase, whose product MSRLVECVPNFSEGNNQEVIEAISQAVVRTPGCVLLDVDAGPSTNRTVYTFVGRPEDVVDGALNAARAAFRLIDMRKHKGEHPRMGALDVCPFIPVRGVSMDECVLCAQAFGQRLAEELGVPVYLYGEAAQMASRRTLPAIRAGEYEALPEKLKQAEWAPDFGPSSFVPSWGATATGARKFLITFNINLLSTKEQAHHIALNLREQGRGADQPGRLKKVQGIGWYLDEKNLAQVSTNLLDFEVTALHTVYEETCREAKELNLPVVGSQLVGLVPLQAILVAANFYCEKENLFVLEEEQRIRLVVNRLGLDSLSPFNPKERIIEYLVPNGGPEQSLVDKRLCAFVREVGARSAAPGGGSVAAASAAMGASLACTAGLMTYGRRPFEHLEATMRCLIPPFHAATAQLMAMVHRANAFALFTRPPPRPPLGQLSRSRGPAPPGRVPPTLPPIRGQLPALAHAHTCWNRPGGAPLLPASDWRDDASISGARWPRTALRLVDFKGPRHRPVCAGVPGAVLLPEPGPSAGKQRLASAAVAISRLTVSVSQIAVTLSSGG is encoded by the exons ATGTCCCGCCTGGTGGAATGTGTCCCCAACTTCTCAGAGGGAAACAACCAAGAG GTGATCGAAGCCATCTCCCAGGCCGTGGTGCGGACCCCGGGCTGTGTGCTGCTGGACGTGGACGCCGGCCCCTCCACCAACCGCACCGTCTACACCTTCGTGGGGCGGCCAGAGGACGTGGTAGATGGGGCCCTCAACGCCGCCCGCGCCGCCTTCCGGCTCATAGACATGCGCAAGCACAAAG GGGAGCACCCTCGCATGGGCGCCCTGGACGTGTGCCCCTTCATCCCGGTGAGGGGTGTCAGCATGGACGAGTGCGTGCTCTGTGCCCAGGCCTTTGGCCAGCGGCTGGCAGAGGAGCTGGGTGTGCCCG TGTACCTCTATGGTGAGGCAGCGCAGATGGCCAGCCGCCGGACCCTGCCGGCCATCCGAGCCGGGGAGTACGAGGCCCTGCCTGAGAAG CTCAAGCAGGCAGAGTGGGCGCCCGACTTTGGCCCCAGCTCCTTCGTCCCCAGCTGGGGGGCCACAGCCACGGGGGCCCGGAAGTTCCTCATCACTTTTAACATCAACCTGCTCAGCACCAAGGAGCAGGCGCACCACATAGCCCTCAACCTGCGGGAGCAGGGCCGCGGGGCCGACCAG CCAGGACGTCTGAAGAAGGTTCAGGGCATTGGCTGGTACCTGGATGAGAAGAACCTGGCTCAAGTGTCCACTAACCTGCTGGACTTTGAGGTCACGGCCCTGCACACGGTCTACGAGGAGACTTGCCGAGAAGCCAAG GAGCTGAACCTCCCGGTGGTGGGCTCTCAGCTGGTAGGCCTGGTGCCCCTGCAAGCCATCCTGGTCGCTGCAAACTTCTACTGCGAGAAGGAGAACCTCTTTGTCCTGGAGGAGGAGCAGCGGATCCGGCTG GTGGTGAACCGGCTGGGTCTAGACTCCCTGTCCCCCTTCAACCCTAAGGAACGAATCATTGA GTACCTAGTTCCCAATGGCGGGCCTGAGCAGAGCTTGGTGGACAAGCGCCTGTGTGCCTTTGTCCGCGAGGTGGGTGCCCGCTCAGCGGCCCCAGGGGGTGGCTCGGTGGCAGCAGCCAGTGCGGCCATG GGCGCCTCGCTGGCCTGCACGGCCGGCCTGATGACCTACGGAAGGCGACCGTTTGAGCACCTGGAGGCAACCATGCGATGCCTGATCCCACCCTTCCACGCGGCCACAGCCCAGCTGATGGCGATGGTGCACCGCGCCAACGCCTTCGCTCTATTTACACGCCCTCCCCCTCGCCCTCCTCTGGGACAACTGTCACGCAGCCGAGGGCCCGCCCCGCCCGGGCGTGTGCCGCCAACCCTGCCGCCAATCAGGGGCCAGCTTCCTGCCCTCGCGCACGCGCACACGTGCTGGAACCGCCCGGGCGGAGCTCCGCTCCTGCCGGCCTCCGATTGGCGCGATGACGCTTCAATCAGCGGCGCGCGGTGGCCTCGGACCGCTCTACGGTTGGTCGATTTTAAAGGACCGAGGCACCGCCCCGTCTGCGCTGGCGTCCCCGGGGCGGTTTTGCTCCCGGAGCCCGGCCCCTCGGCCGGTAAGCAGCGCCTGGCCTCCGCTGCAGTGGCCATCTCGCGTCTCACCGTCTCCGTGTCCCAGATCGCTGTCACCCTCTCCTCAGGGGGCTGA